The sequence catgtcaaacatagttctaacatcatccaacagaaatacaacattattcataatgtttcataattattcacatATAGCGTTCGGGCTtttgtctgttccttgagcttcttgccatcactttgctcctcgtgcaccttgtgctcattacttctcctcttctcctcttggttgtcagtaccttgtgcgtcttcttcaaaactatcatagagctgtgcaaagcataaagggtaatgagatcatgtcaagtgacccataaatgtacaatagtatttgacccttgcaagatttacatacctagtaGAACTCACAACAatagaaggttggtcaccatttagagcctcacttggatcatcatttgaagcctcacttggatcaccaagatcatcatttggagcctcacttggatcaccaagatcatcatttggagcctcacttggatcaccatgatcatcatttggagcctcacttggatcaccatgatcactatttggagcctcacttgggtcatcgtcaaaatcatgcggctgttgaccatcatcatttcgaacctcgtcaaaatcctcatctgatgcaaccggctgctgtccatcattttcatcgaagccttcatcgaaactctctccgaacgctggatctactgtgttataacaatacttaccgaaatgaccagacccaccacatcttgtgcacttacgcttcctcgctccaagtccagctccttcgctgcgaggtctgattcgactcttccttggtctacctgctgctctttccagaactggagcgcaaagcttgaatccagggtccaccatgtcccattgttgttttccctccatagcaggcaaggcataagcatatgtggctttgaaccttgcaacagagtagtaatcatgcacatactgctgaATGTTCCTTGCTAGAccagggagagaagtgatgaaaaacaaggcatgaatgcatggcaacccagttatctgccattgcctacaactgcaagttctagcatCTAAATCCAccggatatctccattccctcttctctttatccaaatatgatatctctgctgtggtacccgagcaaagagtcatattcatttccaagcctgttgttttctgcATCAGTGCATTCATCatggcagggatgataatgtggcccatgaattttgcctcggctattcctgcacaataatgaaatttctgcatgtattctatccttatcctgtccagcaaatccaccacataatgaccctttagtttccggatcgttgagttgaaagactctgctagattattgtgcacatagtcaactttgctcagttcactgaattggcttctggcccataacttggagtggtgtgtttccaagtattctttcactttgggattcatgtataactgcctcaagtggtagttctGCTTCTTCACACTacaagtcaaagatgctggccataaattgtcggtatacacctgtcctttgaatttcttcatgaaatttgcagcaaggtgacgcatgcattccctatgctctactccagggaacacattgtccacggccacttctaaacctttgcaggcatctgtatgaatgaccaacccattgggatgtgcaatagcccggcgcagattatgcaaaaaccaagtccagctctcctcagactctgtctccagcacaccgtaggcaactggaaatacaataCTGtatgcatcaactgcacaagcagctactaactgtcctttaaacctccctgtgagaaaagtggcatcaatagccaaataaggcctggaacctgccaaaaaaccccaacgacaagcctcaaagcagacaaaaaccctcctaaagcattccttggactttgtcactcccctgaatgtgtactccacggtgtggtgatcaatatctacaatactacctaggcttgtcctctccacttcacctttgaatgaatacaacaattaaaaactttcctgccagttaccatacaTAGAATCCATAGCCTGTTGTTTATCATTGAACAACCTCAGTTTTTTCCACTATATTTGCGATATTTTAAAAAATGGAAGAAATTCTTTATGATTTCTAGAGTTCCGGGATTACTTCACTGATATCGATTTTCGCCTAAGCACGGCCTCTAGGTTAGTTCAAAGTGTAATACAACGAACTATCGATACACCAAAAACGAGTCAAGATGGATACATAAAATGGAGACATCGTGGATTACCGTAAGTGGGACGACGATAGGACATTTCACTTTCTTTCGCAATATTTCTGATCATGACTCAACCACTAGGAAAGGGGATTGCTTACTCTCAGCCACGTTTTCGCTTATGCTTAGTCAAGTGAGGATTCCATTCGAAGTAACGTAACAGGAGCACCATCTTCAAAACTTCTCGGGATCCGGAGTTTTTCGATAAAAGGTCCCATCCTTCAATATCATGATTGGGTCAACCAGGCCAGATCATAAGTGAAATAGTTTGATCGGGTCGACCAGGTCAGGCCCGATCATGAGTGAATAGAAAATCAAAAACGTACATAGCTGTTCCAGCGGAAATACTTTGTTTAATTCTACCACTTCTACTAGGAGTAGCCTTTTTAGTGCTAGCTGAACGTAAAGTAATGGCTTTTGTGCAACGTCGAAAGGGTCCTGATGTAGTGGGATCGTTCAGATTGTTACAACCTCTAGCAGATGGTTTGAAATTGATTCTAAAAGAACCTATTTCACCAAGTAGTGCTAATTTCTCCCTTTTTAGAATGGCTCCAGTGGCTACATTTATGTTAAGTCTGGTCGCTTGGGCCGTTGTACCTTTTGATTATGGTATGGTATTGTCAGATCCGAACATAGGGCTACTTTATTTGTTTGCCATATCTTCGCTAGGTGTTTATGGAATAATTATAGCAGGTTGGTCTAGTAAGACGGGGGGCGGCCTTTCGGTCGCCTATGATATACGAACCAATTGGTCAAAAATGGGTTTGTGCCGCAGGTGTTAAACGATCTACTCTACACAGGTGTGGGCTTACAGGGCTAGGGCTCATAAACCCTTTCTTTCATTCATCAAGGGGTCGGTCACTTTTTCGGGCCGGGATCGAGAAGTGGAAGTCATAAAAAAGAGATTGTTTCTCTTCGCAGCTCATATCAATAGGAAAGGTAGCTTGTCAAGCTAGTCTCACTATTGGAAATTCTAGCTTTCTTTTTTTTCACCGTCTCTTCTTATTTGTCAATGCTACTAAGGACCTGACGGTTTGCCTACTTGATGGATGAAAGAACATGAGAAAGGGTTCTAAAATAAAAGGCTAGAAAGTCTACTACAGTACAGTCAAAGTCAGCGGCTGAGTTTGCCTAGCCTCGCCTACTCATTTTTGTAGGCGAGCGAGTTAGCGAAGAGGCTTAGGGATAAGAGCGTGTCGGTGCGTATGTAGCCTTCATTCTACTACGCTACACAAAGTCACTTAGCTCGACGTTAATTAAGAGAGTAAAGGAGGAATACCCTACATAGAAGAACCACAGTTCGCTTACAAAGGTAT comes from Triticum aestivum cultivar Chinese Spring chromosome 5B, IWGSC CS RefSeq v2.1, whole genome shotgun sequence and encodes:
- the LOC123116744 gene encoding NADH-ubiquinone oxidoreductase chain 1-like — protein: MAFVQRRKGPDVVGSFRLLQPLADGLKLILKEPISPSSANFSLFRMAPVATFMLSLVAWAVVPFDYGMVLSDPNIGLLYLFAISSLGVYGIIIAGWSSKTGGGLSVAYDIRTNWSKMGLCRRC